A single region of the Hydrogenobacter sp. genome encodes:
- a CDS encoding type II secretion system F family protein, protein MVFSYRGIYNGSLVEGLLEADTKSEAVSKLKAQGVKVLSLKEVSLKESRRDAKFLQRFTSNLLQLLRSGLTVDKSIIFIAEREKKYHEKLLKVYDEIRAGSTLSMALRLSNLFPDFYIQMVRSAEESGSLEETLSLILDFIREENELKSSVVTAMMYPSFVFGVSLFSLLIISSYVVPKFKLVFQSTDVKLPLLTKIMFFFTDIINYLIVGAIFLLLLLFVYIRYALRNRNQRLKLESFLYKFPLLGKLLLNTELIRTFQTLYTLVKGGVTLNHALDLAGNVPATLKMRDALMAVRNDVVKGSSLSKAMKLHRIFPDMVTEIVAVGEHTGELAGAFYQIYTTYNEEFKTLVRRFISLLEPAIILIMGLVVGMIVFSMILAVFSLSEGL, encoded by the coding sequence ATGGTTTTCTCTTACAGAGGCATTTATAACGGAAGTCTCGTGGAAGGTCTTTTGGAGGCTGATACTAAATCGGAAGCGGTATCAAAGCTAAAAGCTCAGGGCGTTAAAGTGCTAAGCTTGAAGGAAGTAAGTCTGAAAGAATCACGTAGAGATGCCAAATTTCTTCAAAGGTTTACCTCAAACTTGCTTCAGCTACTTAGATCTGGTCTTACAGTAGACAAATCCATAATCTTCATAGCCGAAAGGGAAAAGAAATATCATGAAAAGCTCCTGAAAGTCTATGACGAAATCAGAGCCGGAAGCACACTCAGTATGGCTCTCCGCCTGTCAAACCTATTTCCTGACTTTTATATACAGATGGTGAGATCGGCAGAAGAGAGCGGAAGCTTAGAAGAAACCCTCAGTCTAATACTTGATTTTATAAGGGAAGAGAATGAACTTAAAAGTAGCGTAGTTACCGCTATGATGTATCCATCCTTCGTTTTTGGAGTTTCACTGTTTTCCCTACTGATCATTTCCTCGTACGTGGTTCCCAAGTTCAAGCTCGTTTTCCAAAGTACTGATGTGAAGCTTCCACTTCTCACAAAAATAATGTTTTTCTTCACTGATATAATAAATTACCTGATAGTAGGTGCGATCTTTCTCCTCCTTTTACTTTTTGTTTATATAAGATACGCGTTGAGAAACCGAAACCAGAGATTAAAGCTTGAAAGTTTTCTATACAAATTTCCTCTCTTGGGAAAACTTCTCTTGAACACTGAACTTATAAGAACTTTTCAAACTCTCTATACCTTGGTGAAAGGTGGTGTAACGCTCAACCACGCCCTTGACCTTGCAGGCAATGTACCTGCCACACTCAAAATGAGGGATGCGTTAATGGCTGTGCGTAACGATGTGGTGAAAGGATCTTCACTTTCAAAAGCTATGAAACTGCATCGCATATTTCCCGATATGGTAACGGAGATAGTTGCGGTAGGTGAGCATACTGGTGAATTAGCAGGAGCATTTTATCAAATATACACAACGTACAACGAAGAATTTAAAACTTTGGTAAGGAGGTTCATAAGCCTTCTTGAGCCTGCCATAATACTGATAATGGGTTTGGTAGTTGGGATGATAGTCTTCTCTATGATATTGGCGGTATTTAGCCTCTCGGAGGGACTCTGA
- a CDS encoding GNAT family N-acetyltransferase: MEIRPYMEGDEEGIRELFRTVFGKEMSKELWQWKYKAHGLGTMVYVAEDKGRIIAHYGAVPRRCLFFGKEVISAVISDSMVHPNYRGLFKKEGVFAKLVKEFINNYLPIEGKRVIYFGYGFPMQRARLVALRLGIYEDVESATELLIKRGDMRFYERLEEVKDPSLANFLWNGMKDRKFILNVRNRTVLEWRSNMPGADFSFFMYGSLFTPKALLLLRRDTDPPKLYDYVGRLKYMGRALSSLAKRVGAFTLRIPPWTRQLLKDVDFEELPAETYLVANKLTGPRAQEIKGRFFYMYGDEDT; encoded by the coding sequence ATGGAGATAAGACCCTACATGGAAGGTGACGAAGAAGGTATACGGGAACTTTTCCGAACGGTTTTTGGAAAGGAAATGAGCAAAGAGCTGTGGCAGTGGAAATACAAGGCGCACGGTTTGGGAACCATGGTTTACGTCGCCGAAGATAAAGGGAGAATAATTGCCCACTACGGCGCTGTCCCAAGAAGATGTCTCTTTTTCGGAAAGGAAGTCATCTCCGCGGTAATATCTGACAGCATGGTTCACCCAAATTACAGGGGACTTTTTAAAAAGGAGGGAGTATTTGCAAAACTCGTAAAGGAGTTCATAAACAATTATTTACCGATAGAGGGAAAAAGGGTTATATATTTCGGATATGGGTTTCCCATGCAAAGGGCAAGGCTTGTAGCCTTAAGGCTTGGAATATACGAAGATGTTGAGAGCGCTACGGAGCTTTTAATAAAGCGAGGAGATATGAGGTTTTACGAAAGGTTGGAAGAGGTGAAAGATCCATCCTTGGCAAATTTTCTGTGGAACGGTATGAAAGACCGAAAGTTCATACTCAATGTGAGGAATAGAACCGTTTTAGAATGGAGATCTAACATGCCGGGTGCCGATTTTTCCTTTTTTATGTATGGTTCTCTTTTTACGCCTAAGGCTCTTTTGCTTTTGAGAAGGGATACGGATCCTCCAAAACTTTACGACTATGTAGGAAGATTAAAATATATGGGGAGAGCTTTGTCATCTCTTGCCAAGCGGGTAGGTGCTTTTACCTTAAGGATTCCACCTTGGACAAGACAACTTCTAAAGGATGTAGATTTTGAGGAGTTGCCTGCAGAGACTTATTTGGTAGCTAACAAGCTTACAGGACCCAGGGCGCAAGAGATAAAGGGGAGGTTCTTCTACATGTACGGTGATGAAGATACTTAG
- the dprA gene encoding DNA-processing protein DprA: MNSGDIYSWLLLKAIKGLGEKSIKRLYLKYRDPKLILELDIQELAQVIGQERSQKLKKRELSFDPEKVLYSVEREGILCLSFSDKEYPELLREIEDPPPILFCRGSLKSHPLVAVIGTRRPEYYSVSFTKDVVKQLVELSFGIVSGGAKGIDMLSHKYCAEFGGYTLCVLGMGILRSPKELENLVVKNGALISEFLPEENPNAFTFPRRNRIISGVSKSVFIVEAGIKSGALITAEYANKQKRPVYVHIGVGKSNRWDGCVKLLNEGKAKFFRDVKETLGEFNPFGKEEDEFLSLLVSPKTFEELILLSGLDARELSAKLTTYELSGKIKRLGAYYRLT; this comes from the coding sequence ATGAATAGTGGCGATATTTACAGCTGGCTACTTTTGAAAGCTATAAAAGGTTTGGGAGAAAAAAGCATAAAGAGGCTCTACTTAAAATACAGAGATCCCAAACTGATCCTTGAATTGGATATTCAAGAGCTTGCACAAGTTATAGGGCAAGAAAGATCTCAAAAGCTAAAAAAGCGAGAGCTTTCCTTTGATCCTGAAAAGGTTCTCTACAGCGTGGAGCGAGAAGGTATTTTGTGTCTTAGCTTTTCGGATAAAGAATACCCCGAACTTTTGAGAGAAATAGAAGACCCGCCTCCAATTCTGTTTTGTCGGGGAAGTTTAAAATCCCACCCTCTTGTGGCTGTTATAGGTACTAGAAGACCTGAATACTACAGCGTGAGTTTCACGAAAGACGTGGTAAAACAGCTTGTGGAACTTTCCTTTGGAATCGTTTCCGGTGGTGCAAAAGGCATAGATATGCTGTCTCACAAATACTGTGCGGAATTTGGTGGATACACACTTTGCGTACTTGGTATGGGTATTCTCCGTTCACCTAAGGAACTTGAAAACCTTGTGGTGAAAAATGGAGCTTTGATCTCTGAATTTCTACCAGAGGAGAATCCTAATGCCTTTACCTTCCCAAGAAGAAATAGAATAATAAGTGGTGTATCAAAATCAGTTTTTATAGTGGAGGCAGGGATAAAGAGCGGTGCACTCATTACGGCAGAGTACGCCAATAAACAGAAAAGACCTGTATATGTTCACATAGGTGTGGGAAAAAGCAACAGGTGGGATGGTTGCGTGAAACTCCTTAACGAGGGGAAGGCAAAATTTTTTAGGGATGTGAAAGAGACTCTCGGAGAATTTAATCCTTTCGGAAAAGAAGAAGATGAGTTTTTAAGTTTGCTTGTGAGTCCAAAAACTTTTGAAGAACTTATCCTCCTTTCCGGGCTTGATGCAAGAGAGCTAAGCGCTAAGCTTACGACGTATGAACTAAGCGGTAAGATAAAAAGATTAGGAGCTTACTACAGGCTTACCTAA